A DNA window from Danio aesculapii chromosome 1, fDanAes4.1, whole genome shotgun sequence contains the following coding sequences:
- the LOC130222463 gene encoding GTPase IMAP family member 9-like: MANTRDLRIILLGKTGAGKSSSGNTILGRDAFQAENTLVSVTKTCKKEEEDIDERKVSVIDCPGLSDSSVDLQTVIRDCLHLSAPGPHVFVLVLKLGVHFTEEDRNVLQWIQKSFGEDAVKYTIVLFTHADVLKGKPVEQYISKSSDLQQLIHTCYGRYHSFSNKQRNDEGQVTELLKIIEKMVMFNGGKHYSRKNK; encoded by the exons ATGGCCAATACAAGAG ATCTCAGGATAATTCTTCTAGGTAAAACTGGAGCTGGAAAGAGCTCATCTGGAAACACCATCCTGGGCAGAGATGCATTCCAGGCGGAAAACACTCTGGTGTCAGTAACAAAGACGTGCAAGAAAGAAGAGGAGGATATCGACGAAAGAAAGGTCTCAGTGATTGATTGTCCGGGTCTGTCAGACTCTTCAGTCGACCTTCAGACTGTAATCCGTGACTGTTTGCATCTGTCAGCTCCGGGTCCTCATGTGTTTGTGCTGGTGTTGAAATTAGGTGTGCATTTCACAGAGGAGGACAGAAATGTACTTCAGTGGATTCAGAAGAGCTTTGGAGAAGATGCTGTGAAGTACACCATCGTTCTGTTCACTCACGCTGATGTACTGAAGGGTAAACCTGTTGAGCAGTACATCAGTAAAAGCTCCGATCTACAGCAGCTCATCCACACCTGCTATGGCAGATATCACTCCTTcagcaacaagcagagaaacGATGAAGGTCAGGTCACAGAACTGCTGAAGATCATAGAAAAGATGGTCATGTTTAATGGAGGGAAGCATTACTCTAGAAAGAATAAATAG
- the LOC130222363 gene encoding GTPase IMAP family member 4-like, producing MEPIITGDLRIVMLGMTGAGKSATGNTILGRNAFEVDFNPSSVTQTSELQTTRKGRRTISIIDTPGLEDSGGKEREVKEEINRCMEMSAPGPHAFLLVIRLDEKYTEENTNTLKWIQKNFGEDAARYTIVLFTHADSLKNKTLKDHIEDSPELRNLIISFSGRYHALNNEEQANQAQVNGLLRKIDTMVLKNEGKCYTNAMNQQAQAWNYWTVAVAIMVAAFLGQEKSEKMLIAVVVVIAQIVYNMIQTAPPVAEAIKKMW from the coding sequence GAGATCTGCGGATTGTCATGTTGGGAATGACCGGAGCTGGAAAGAGTGCAACCGGAAACACCATCCTGGGCAGAAATGCGTTTGAAGTGGACTTTAATCCATCTTCAGTCACTCAAACATCTGAGCTACAAACAACAAGAAAAGGCAGAAGAACGATATCGATAATCGACACTCCAGGCCTCGAGGATTCAGGAGGAAAAGAAAGAGAAGTAAAGGAGGAAATAAATAGATGTATGGAAATGTCTGCTCCTGGTCCTCACGCCTTTCTGCTGGTCATCAGACTGGATGAAAAGTACACAGAGGAAAATACCAACACACTGAAATGGATTCAGAAGAACTTCGGAGAAGATGCTGCTCGATACACCATCGTTCTGTTCACTCACGCTGATTCGCTGAAGAATAAAACTCTGAAAGATCACATTGAAGACAGTCCAGAACTACGAAATCTAATCATCAGCTTCAGTGGCAGATATCATGCACTTAACAATGAAGAACAAGCAAATCAGGCACAAGTCAATGGGCTGCTGAGGAAGATTGACACCATGGTGCTTAAAAATGAAGGCAAGTGCTACACAAATGCAATGAACCAACAAGCCCAAGCATGGAACTACTGGACTGTAGCAGTAGCAATAATGGTAGCAGCATTTCTAGGTcaagaaaaaagtgaaaaaatgttAATCGCAGTAGTTGTTGTGATTGCACAAATAGTTTACAATATGATACAAACAGCACCACCAGTAGCTGAAGCAATCAAAAAGATGTGGTAA